From the Helianthus annuus cultivar XRQ/B chromosome 17, HanXRQr2.0-SUNRISE, whole genome shotgun sequence genome, the window taataataacaattctaatattattttctatcaccacaaatagtaacatataggcaaaatgacaatatattctattaacacacaactcgtataattcaagtccacaatccaacaactaaacagtcaaagtcaaagtcaacgcgcaataaatgcgaaagtgaaagtcaaacactcgagttgtcacaaaaagtGTGTATCATTTGTTTGAGTTATCTAAAACTCTTTTTGACTAAAGTCAACCACTGTTTGTAAAGGGTAATGTCTGTTTTGCCAAATCATTATTTCTCAAGACTCTGTTTGTAACCACTTGTCTTCCAAAATCAAAAAGCACACCTCTGATTAATAAACAGATATTAGTACATGCAATTCAACAGTGAAATAAAACCCAAAATGGTAAAATAAAGTCTAATAAAGTATTTTTGAAAGACAGATTTCATTATAAACACACCCAAAATTACATATCTTTCGAGCTAGCTACTGGTTCATAATCTTTATACAGCTTGGATGATCCTTTTCTAAACTCGTCTGGACCTCACCAGCTTTAGTCATGGCGGGTGGGCTTTTGAATCATGAGTTCGCATGCTTGGTTGCAGAGCTTCCTTTTTGGGAGCTGTAGTTCGATCAAACACGATCACTTTTTGAACCATTTTTAACATGATAGAGATAAGAAACCACGAAAGCAAGTGAAACTGACCTGGGAGACTTGGTTGAAGAGCCTTTGGGTTGCAAAACAACCCAAATGATGAAATATGAAAGACTTTGAATCCAGTTATAAAGATTTGCTGTACATAAAACAGATCGGAATTGTGAATGAAAGGTGTCTCTAGATACACACGACAGCACATATTTTACAATTACAAGTTCATATAAAAATAATAAGTTGAGTCGCATTATGTTAAATGGGACAATGCACCTGAATTGATGTAAGAATGGCAGCAACATCATAAATTGGACTCCACTGGTTTTGAAGAATGTCCAAACATATGCTTCGATCTGCGTAAATTGGTTggtgtaaaaaaatgaaaatgtcAATCTGGATTACATTTTAGTGATGATGGATCAAAGGGTAGAACTTAAAACAAATACAAATCCTTGATATAAAACAACTATTGAAATGAAAAGATGAATCTCCCCGTATTCATCTTCAATCACCATTTCAGAATCAACTTTCGGTAAAAACAACTTCCCAAACCACAGTGGAAAACCCTGCCATCAAAAACAGATCAATTATACAACCTTTTTTTAACTAAAAAACGACTCAAAACTCTACAAGTTGTTAAGAATACAATAACAATATAACGTTACCATCCAATAAGCAGTGTCAGTAAGTCCTTTGACCATCTTTATACAGCTTGGATGATCCATTTCTAAACTCGACTGGACCTCACCAGCTTTAGTCATGGCGGGTGGGCTTTTGAATATTGAGTTCGCATGATTGGTTGCAGAGCTTCCTTTTTGGGAGCTGTATATCGATCAAAAACAATCACTTTTGGAACCATTTTTAACATGATAGAGATAAGAAACCACGAAAGCAAGTGAAACTGACCTGGGAGACTTGGTTGAAGAGTCTTTGGGATGCAAAACAacccaaatgatgaaagaaagaCTTTGAATCTAGTTATAAAGATTGGCTGTACATAAAACAAATCGGAATTGTGAATGAAAGGTGTCTCTAGATAAACACGACAGCACATATTTTACAATTACAAGTTCATATAAAAACGATAAGTTGAGTCGCATTATGTTAAACGGGACAGTGCACCTGAATTGATGTAAGAATGGCAGCAACATCGTAAATTGGACTCCACTGGTTTGGAAGAATGTCCAAACATATGTTTCCATCTGCGTAAACCGGTCagtgtaaaaaaatgaaaaggtcAATCTGGATTACATTTTAGTGATGACGGATCAAAGGGTAGaacttaaaaaaatacaaatcCTTGATATAAAACAACTATTAAAATTAGTAATTCTTCATCAAAGGGTAGACCATTAGCGTAAAGCCACTGAAACTGATACTTCACTTTATTTGAGTCCTCATTTTTAGGAACGTTGAACTCCCTCACCAGACCCTAAGCAACAAATTCACAACACATTCTTGTGAAGGTTAAGACAACAGTAATAAACTATCAATTTTGAAATATTTACCTTGATGGCCTCTTGTATGAAAAGAACAGCAATTAACATCACAAAAGACTCGATCATATCGAAACTACAACAAATCACCAATTCTGATATGAATAAAGTGTTATGAATAATATGctgttgtgtgttttttttatttttagcaaagtTTAACCATTAAACTGATACGAAGTTAATGAAAAAATTGTCTGATATGATCAGAATTTCACTCGAAACAAACAGATAATGACCAAAATTCGACCGAAACAGTTAGACACGAACAAAAATTCAATTTGAAACAGATCGAATCAGCTTAATACTTGTTCAAAACACATCAACAATCAATCAAAACACATCTAAGATGTCTGAAATTCAACAAAATTTAACCAAAATCAATTGAAAATCAACCGAAACAGCTTCGATTTCATCGAAACTCGTCCGATTTCGATCACGATGTAATACCTTGAAGAACAACACAGATTACAAAACTTAAAAAGAAGTACTCCACAACTCAAAATCCAATAAGGATTTAAGATCAGTTATAGATTACAAAACTTAAAAGGATGTATAAATAGATCGAAAATAAGGAGGGCGATGATGAAAAAACTCTAATTTTCGTTATTTTGGGAGGAGGAAGAGGAGAAGTTTCTACAGCGATACAATCGAGTGGTGATTTTCATCAATTTCGTCATTATAGAAGCATATGCTTCGGAGAAGCCATTGAAGCGGGCCTTTTTTTTCTCTGGTTCTCTCTGCAGATCGATTGAGGGTTAGGGTTTGTGAAATGGGATtgaagaagatagagagagaCGAAAATAAATTTTAGAGAGAGTTGAGAGTTGATAAAGCATAGATAAACAGAGATTACCCTTTTTATACGTCTGTTGTTTAAATTTTGAATCTGGAGCCATGTTTAAATTTTGAAACTGGAGCCAAAATTTTGAATGGGCAGTGGTTTGATGCAGAGGTTTGAATTTATAACAGATGTTTGGAGGTTTGGAGGGGCAGTGGTTTGAAAATGTGAATGTGGGAGGGGCAGTGGTTTGATGGAAGTGGTTTGAAAAGGTGAATGTGGGTCatctttgaattttaaagtcttttaatattaaGGTTTATGATGTaaaaatgacataagaaaagccttctTGGGCATCCTCTCCGGCTGACACATCAGTTTTTCTTATGTCACtcagatttctccttttatagaaagtatagatagggTAATATACTTATTTTTAAAGTTTTCTTTAACCAATTTATGCTTACACCCCTACAATTTAACCaatttatttttttcctttttaaccaATTTATATTTCTACCACTAAATTTAATAAAGTTATATCACATAACCAATCTTGGTTTAATATCTTGGAAAATGACATTTTTGAAGTTCATTTCTATACAACATTTTGGTGTTTAATACGATCCACTTTCAAAAACAAATACCCCCATGATTATTTTCCATTGTAATGCGCCGCAATGTGAAGAGTATAAAAGTAGTTAAAAtataaattacgtttttggcccctgtggttatatcacttttactatataagcttaaaataagaatttttaacatatgtgcccctatggtctctataactaaatattttggcccctaagtctaaccaaacCCCAAACTCTGGTTAATTAATTCTCACATGACAGGCACATGATGTCTAAAATTGTAATTTCCCCTCCCCTTTTAATGACACATATTAAAAACAAATTAATACTCATTCACACCACATAAACCCCTAAATTCCTATCATCTTCTCCAGAAAACCCCCAATCTGCCAATGGAATTACATTCAGCAAACCAGGAGATTAACGCCGCTGGTTATGTATGGTTTGATCTCTGGATTAGTGTGGAAAAGCCTTATTTGTGGATGCATTATTATGTAGTTTGTAAACTCAGATATGGATTTCTATGCTTTGTCATGTTATATACAGATGGGGTTTGAGGCATTGAGCTAATATCTTTGATTTGTTACTTGTTTTATAGTTTTGTTATAAACCATTAAGTTCATACCCAACATCAGGTAAGTTACTTATTCCGGGTAAGATAATGTGAAAAGATAATGCCTACTGAAGCAAACATAGTTCACTGCATTCAATATGGGAAACGTAAGCAACCTTCTTTGTTGGTAAGGATGAAAAAATATGGAAGTGTGTGAACCTTAAAAGTAACAATATCAAAGATCACTCAAAAGCAACCTGGGATGAACTCAAGAAGTTTTTATCAACTCTTGCTGGTCGTTCTACTATAACTGCTTCCCAGTGCAGGTAACATTTGCTTCTGCTTCTACACACCCACCACAGGGTTAGAACCATTGTCGTATTGCTTGATCGTTGTCGTTAATCTCCTGGTTTGCTGAATGAAATTCCAATGGCAAATTTGGGGGTTTTCTTGGAGAAGATGATGGGAATTTAGGGGTTTATGTGGTGTAAATGAGTATTAATTTGTTTTTAATGTGTCATTAAAAAGGGGAGGGGAAATTATAATTTTAGACATCATGTGCCTGTCATGTGAGAATTAATTAACCAGAGTTTGGGgtttggttagacttaggggccaaaatagttagttatagagatcatgggggcacatatgttaaaaattcttattttgggctaatatagtaaaagtgatataaccacaagggctaaaaacgtaatttactcttaaaataATTTTAGAGACATTATATATATTCTTAAAATCAATGGTCGGTGGCTGTCACATCACAGCCACCACCATCTTCTATATATATAAAATGTCTGCCATACAGGAAACTAAAACCTTAAACTTGGTCTGGTGGTTTGTATGTATGAATTGCAGCGAGAGAGTGTAGGGTTCGATTCCCGCCAGcttattaatttttttctttgagATTGCAATGCCAGCATCCACCCAAAAATATCACATTGGTGGGTCAATTAGATATGATTCACTAAAaccaatatatattatttaacttACTATTTTATCATTATTTAACTAATGTTTTTACACTAAAATTAAGTATTCTTTATCTTTTCATCAAAATTAATCAAGTATTTAAATTCACACAACCTTTTTAATTGCTAAATCAATATATTCTTTCATATGAAAAAAatcatttagttttttttaagttaatTAATCTTTTCATCAAAATTAATCAAGTATTTAAATTCACACAACCTTTTAAATTGCTAAATCAATCAATATATTCTttcatatgaaaaaaaaaatcatttagtttttttaaattaattaatgAATTAGATTTCATTTTTGGTATAATACAATTTTATTTTGTGGGTTTTTCCATTCGATTGTTACAGCTAGCGATTGGTGATACCGTATCGATAACTTACCAGTCGCGTAGCGTAACAAACTGAGCCAACATCGACAagtttaaattacttttacaaCTTTACATCGCAACGTGCTTAACTACGCTAAT encodes:
- the LOC110921486 gene encoding uncharacterized protein LOC110921486 isoform X2 — its product is MIESFVMLIAVLFIQEAIKGLVREFNVPKNEDSNKVKYQFQWLYANDGNICLDILPNQWSPIYDVAAILTSIQPIFITRFKVFLSSFGLFCIPKTLQPSLPAPKKEALQPSMRTHDSKAHPP
- the LOC110921486 gene encoding uncharacterized protein LOC110921486 isoform X1 produces the protein MIESFVMLIAVLFIQEAIKGLVREFNVPKNEDSNKVKYQFQWLYANDGNICLDILPNQWSPIYDVAAILTSIQQIFITGFKVFHISSFGLFCNPKALQPSLPAPKKEALQPSMRTHDSKAHPP